A portion of the Bacillus thuringiensis genome contains these proteins:
- a CDS encoding sensor histidine kinase — protein sequence MKNVGFRNGIIIKLLGAVAVSFFISFGLTILIVQYIIDPFFVKHKDYGIFEVRLALLFLFTFAILNFILIFLLLVRKKIAYLKLISENVNDIANGKLGLTIRIKGKDELTQLAQNINYMSKELENTFEQERRLERTKNELITNVSHDLRTPLTSIIGYIDLLKRGQYNSNTQLQEYLETTYSKSQRLKYLIDELFEYTRLSGIDAKVNLNEVDLSGLLEQIIGEYIPIFEKDNLIVQKSITEETIPIFIDVEKMVRVYENLFMNAIKYSIKPSELSICLELMGNKAILKVSNKVEKPPVSDPNKLFERFFRGDKARKGDQGNGLGLAISKRIVELHYGNIYAEYKDGWMSFIVEHPIR from the coding sequence ATGAAGAATGTTGGTTTTAGAAATGGGATCATTATAAAACTTCTTGGTGCTGTTGCAGTTAGTTTTTTTATTTCATTCGGTTTAACAATCCTCATTGTGCAATACATCATAGATCCATTCTTTGTAAAACACAAAGATTACGGCATATTTGAAGTGAGACTCGCATTGTTGTTCTTATTTACGTTCGCGATTTTAAACTTTATACTAATCTTTTTGCTATTGGTTCGAAAGAAAATAGCATATTTGAAGCTCATTTCAGAAAATGTGAATGATATTGCCAATGGAAAACTCGGTTTGACAATTAGGATTAAGGGGAAGGACGAATTGACCCAACTTGCTCAAAATATCAACTATATGTCCAAGGAATTGGAGAATACATTTGAACAAGAAAGACGATTAGAACGTACAAAAAATGAACTTATCACCAATGTATCTCACGATTTACGCACACCTTTAACATCTATTATCGGCTATATAGATTTATTAAAAAGAGGGCAATACAACAGTAACACACAATTACAGGAATACCTTGAAACTACTTATTCAAAGTCACAGAGATTGAAATATTTAATTGATGAGCTGTTTGAATATACTCGTTTATCAGGCATAGATGCTAAGGTAAATCTTAATGAAGTTGATTTATCAGGTTTGTTGGAGCAAATAATTGGAGAATACATTCCTATATTTGAAAAGGATAATTTAATCGTTCAAAAATCTATCACGGAAGAAACAATACCTATCTTCATAGATGTAGAAAAAATGGTACGTGTATATGAAAATCTCTTTATGAATGCGATAAAGTACAGCATAAAACCATCCGAATTATCCATATGTCTTGAATTAATGGGTAACAAAGCGATTTTGAAAGTTTCAAATAAAGTTGAGAAACCTCCTGTTAGCGATCCCAATAAATTGTTTGAAAGGTTTTTTAGGGGGGACAAGGCAAGAAAAGGTGACCAGGGAAATGGACTGGGACTTGCTATTTCCAAAAGGATCGTTGAACTTCATTATGGTAATATATATGCAGAATATAAAGATGGTTGGATGTCCTTTATTGTTGAACATCCAATTAGATAG
- a CDS encoding response regulator transcription factor has product MESNILIVDDDKEIRNLISVYLENEGLKTQKAEDALEALQLLEEKEFDLIILDIMMPNMDGIEACMKIREERNMPIIMLSAKSEDIDKIQGLASGADDYLSKPFNPLELIARVKSQLRRFKKYNTSIEHNKSILEIGDLTMNTDTRQVWIRRKETRLTPKEFDILELLVRNKGVVMSIAKIYEAVWKEVFYKSDNTVMVHITKIRDKIEEDSKHPIYIKTVWGIGYKI; this is encoded by the coding sequence ATGGAGTCAAACATTCTTATTGTTGATGATGATAAAGAGATTAGAAATCTTATCTCAGTATACCTGGAAAACGAGGGTCTAAAAACGCAAAAGGCAGAAGATGCTTTGGAAGCTTTACAATTGTTAGAAGAAAAGGAATTTGATTTGATTATTTTAGATATTATGATGCCAAATATGGATGGTATTGAAGCTTGTATGAAGATTAGGGAAGAACGCAATATGCCTATCATTATGCTATCTGCTAAATCTGAGGATATAGACAAAATTCAGGGACTGGCCTCAGGTGCTGATGATTATTTATCAAAGCCATTTAACCCATTGGAATTAATCGCTAGGGTAAAATCCCAATTAAGAAGGTTTAAAAAATACAATACGTCAATCGAACATAATAAAAGCATACTAGAAATTGGTGACTTGACCATGAATACAGATACTCGTCAAGTATGGATAAGGAGAAAAGAAACAAGACTAACACCAAAAGAGTTTGATATTCTCGAACTACTTGTCCGTAACAAAGGGGTTGTCATGAGTATTGCAAAAATATATGAAGCAGTTTGGAAAGAGGTTTTTTATAAATCAGATAATACTGTCATGGTGCATATTACAAAAATAAGAGACAAAATTGAAGAAGATTCTAAACACCCCATTTACATTAAAACTGTTTGGGGAATTGGGTATAAAATATGA
- a CDS encoding peptidylprolyl isomerase, translating into MNKRHIFIGAAMSGILLLSACGNSDNLVTSKSGNLTQEEFNKKLKETAGKPVLQQVMLDKILLDKYKVSDDEAKKKVEELKKQMGDNFKAYLTQAGAKDEDDLKTKIKTQIAFEKAVKASVTEKEMKDYYKPKLKASHILVKDEKTAKEIKEKLNNGEDFAALAKQYSEDPGSKEKGGELPEFGPGEMDSKFEEAAYKLEAGQVSDPIKSSHGYHIIKLTEKKELKPFNQEKDNIRKELEQKRSQDQQWQQQFFKDLFKKADIKITDKDLKDTFKEFEK; encoded by the coding sequence TTGAATAAACGACATATTTTTATAGGTGCTGCAATGAGCGGTATTTTATTATTATCTGCATGTGGTAATTCTGATAATCTTGTTACATCGAAATCAGGAAATTTGACACAAGAAGAATTTAATAAAAAGTTAAAAGAAACAGCAGGAAAACCTGTTTTACAACAAGTAATGTTAGACAAGATTTTATTAGATAAATATAAAGTTTCAGATGATGAAGCAAAGAAAAAAGTTGAAGAATTAAAAAAACAAATGGGCGATAATTTTAAAGCCTATTTAACACAAGCTGGTGCTAAAGATGAAGATGATCTTAAAACAAAGATAAAAACGCAAATAGCCTTTGAAAAAGCTGTTAAAGCTTCAGTAACGGAAAAGGAAATGAAAGATTACTATAAACCAAAATTAAAGGCCAGTCATATTCTAGTAAAAGATGAAAAAACAGCGAAAGAAATAAAAGAAAAATTAAATAATGGAGAAGATTTTGCAGCATTAGCAAAACAATATTCAGAAGATCCTGGTTCAAAAGAAAAAGGTGGAGAGTTACCTGAGTTTGGTCCAGGTGAAATGGATTCTAAATTTGAAGAAGCTGCTTATAAATTAGAAGCTGGACAGGTAAGTGATCCAATAAAATCTTCTCATGGTTACCATATTATTAAATTAACAGAGAAAAAAGAGTTAAAACCTTTTAATCAAGAAAAAGATAATATTCGTAAGGAACTAGAACAGAAGCGTTCACAAGATCAACAATGGCAACAACAATTCTTTAAAGATTTATTCAAGAAAGCAGATATAAAAATAACAGATAAGGATTTAAAAGATACTTTTAAAGAATTTGAAAAATAA
- a CDS encoding ABC transporter ATP-binding protein: protein MLKPVVDVKNIQKLYGKKGENQSHALKGVSFTIQEGEFVGIMGPSGSGKTTLLNVISTLDTATGGVVEIAGTDITKMKQGELSDFRSQKLGFIFQDFNLLENLSIYENIALPLSLQGVASRNIGKKVEKVADMLGITAILQKYPSEVSGGQKQRSAAARALVHEPAIILGDEPTGALDSKNATSLLNAMTSLNKEQGVSIMMVTHDPYSASYCQRILFIQDGELYKEIHRGGTREEFYKEILDVLANLGTQKA from the coding sequence ATGTTAAAACCAGTTGTAGATGTAAAAAACATTCAAAAATTGTATGGTAAAAAAGGTGAGAATCAATCACACGCGTTAAAAGGTGTATCATTCACAATTCAAGAGGGAGAATTTGTTGGTATTATGGGCCCTTCTGGTTCTGGTAAAACAACATTATTAAATGTAATTTCAACGTTAGACACAGCAACGGGCGGCGTTGTTGAAATTGCAGGAACGGATATTACGAAAATGAAGCAAGGTGAGCTTTCTGATTTCCGCTCGCAAAAATTAGGATTCATTTTCCAAGACTTTAACTTATTAGAGAATTTATCTATATATGAAAATATCGCGCTACCTCTTTCCCTTCAAGGTGTTGCATCTCGTAATATTGGAAAGAAAGTAGAAAAAGTAGCTGATATGTTAGGCATTACAGCTATACTTCAAAAGTATCCTTCTGAGGTATCTGGGGGACAAAAGCAACGGTCCGCAGCAGCACGTGCGTTAGTTCATGAACCAGCAATTATTTTGGGAGACGAGCCGACTGGAGCTCTAGATTCTAAAAATGCAACGAGTTTACTTAATGCCATGACAAGCTTAAATAAAGAACAAGGTGTATCCATTATGATGGTTACGCATGATCCTTACAGCGCAAGTTACTGTCAGCGTATTTTATTCATTCAAGATGGTGAGTTGTATAAAGAAATTCATCGCGGTGGTACCCGTGAAGAATTCTATAAAGAAATTTTAGACGTGCTTGCAAACTTAGGCACACAAAAAGCGTAA